Proteins found in one Dermacentor silvarum isolate Dsil-2018 chromosome 8, BIME_Dsil_1.4, whole genome shotgun sequence genomic segment:
- the LOC119461535 gene encoding glutamate receptor ionotropic, kainate 2, producing MACLRGQDAVLAITVLVLSWFAALVHGLPDVVRIGGIFESDNHQAQLSFRHALDKINKDITILPKTELMPVIHEVRPKDSFSASKAICTSFKQRVSSIVGPTSPVVTSLAMSACTNLNVPHLQTTWHPTSNRNAYTLNLFPDPDLFGKAFLDLILNKKWKTFTILYEDQQSLILLKDVLNSSFAQDHAVSLVQKNPKLSFKKIMKDIGVTKQYNIILDIKTSSLPALLREAQEVNMMTYYHNYIITSLDLHTLDLSEFSGLQANITAFRLVDPQRPEVMNVVRDLKIGRALWRHGTSNHSEVISVDTDTALMYDAVTLLATGLHNADRVMHNLDLQSLNCDQPKPWKHGSSLLESMKMTTIKGLTGDVRIEQRGIREDFYMDVIELKSKGMIKVATWHPAKGLAYFGNYTQLAEKEFTDKLEGLTLRVTTVESRPYTMLHPEGSNKTGNDRFYGYCIDLIKMLAREIGFKYEFYLTADGTYGKPQANNEWNGMIRELLDRKADAAIVDLTITYERESVVDFTIPFMSTGISILFKKAEKSEPSLFSFLHPFSIDVWLYMLTAYLGVSLLIFIMGRFTPYEWVSPHPCVPEEGDLQNQFNLPNSFWFTTGAIMQQGSEITPIATSTRIASSMWWFFSLIMISSYTANLAAFLTAQRMTAPIENANDLAKQTKISYGCLDGGSTYRFFENSDNALIKRMWTTMKATRPSAFTKSNKKGVERVKRGDYAYLMEASSIEYEVERDCNLTAIGGLLDNKGYGIATPPGSPVRSVLSSYIIRLQESGELEMLKRRWWRVEGKDACPIDAAASATNEMGLSNVGGVFLALIFGCAGAICIVTLEFFWKIKKVPYGERESVLMELWKELKLVLSCKGSKENPQKTPEDSLSNSIGLSSLHHINYSTTSINPAANALLTKAALRGDNKSAEKF from the exons GTGGCATATTTGAGAGCGACAACCACCAGGCGCAGCTGAGCTTCCGCCACGCCCTAGACAAGATTAACAAGGACATCACCATTTTACCAAAGACCGAGCTTATGCCAGTCATACACGAGGTGAGGCCAAAGGACAGCTTCTCGGCTTCCAAAGCTA TTTGCACATCTTTCAAGCAGAGGGTGTCCTCAATCGTGGGCCCCACTTCACCAGTTGTGACATCACTCGCCATGTCGGCTTGCACAAACTTGAATGTTCCGCACCTTCAGACCACTTGGCATCCGACGTCCAATCGTAATGCCTACACCCTGAACTTGTTCCCAGACCCCGACCTTTTCGGTAAAGCCTTCCTGGACCTCATACTCAACAAGAAGTGGAAGACGTTCACAATACTTTACGAGGACCAGCAGA GCTTGATATTGCTCAAAGACGTGCTGAACAGCTCATTCGCCCAAGACCATGCCGTTTCCCTGGTCCAAAAGAATCCGAAATTGTCCTTCAAGAAGATTATGAAAGACATCGGCGTCACTAAACAGTACAACATCATCTTAGACATCAAGACATCGTCTCTACCAGCCCTTCTACGAGAG gcTCAAGAAGTCAACATGATGACATACTACCACAACTACATCATAACTTCACTG GACCTGCACACGCTCGACCTAAGCGAATTCTCTGGCCTTCAAGCTAACATCACCGCATTTCGACTAGTGGATCCACAGCGACCAGAAGTCATGAACGTTGTTCGAGACCTAAAGATCGGCAGGGCGCTTTGGAGACATGGCACCAGTAACCATTCCGAGGTTATTTCTGTCGAT ACAGACACAGCACTCATGTACGACGCGGTGACTCTCCTCGCCACTGGACTTCACAACGCCGATCGCGTCATGCATAACCTGGACCTGCAGTCGCTTAACTGCGATCAACCCAAACCTTGGAAACACGGATCCTCCTTACTGGAGTCCATGAAAATG ACGACGATTAAGGGATTGACAGGCGATGTGCGCATAGAACAACGCGGAATTCGTGAAGACTTCTACATGGACGTGATTGAACTGAAGTCAAAAGGGATGATAAAG GTAGCCACATGGCATCCTGCGAAAGGCCTCGCATACTTTGGCAATTACACGCAACTCGCCGAAAAAGAATTCACGGACAAGCTCGAAGGCTTGACCTTGCGAGTCACCACGGTTGAG AGCCGGCCGTACACAATGCTGCACCCAGAAGGGAGCAATAAGACGGGGAATGACCGCTTCTACGGCTACTGCATCGACCTGATCAAGATGCTGGCAAGGGAGATAGGATTCAAGTACGAGTTCTACCTCACCGCGGATGGTACCTACGGAAAGCCCCAGGCCAACAACGAGTGGAACGGAATGATCAGGGAACTACTGGACAGG AAAGCGGACGCAGCCATCGTGGACCTGACCATTACGTACGAGCGCGAATCCGTGGTGGACTTCACCATCCCCTTCATGAGCACGGGCATCAGCATCCTCTTCAAGAAGGCGGAGAAGAGCGAGCCCTCGCTGTTCTCCTTCCTGCACCCGTTCTCCATCGACGTGTGGCTGTACATGCTGACCGCCTACCTCGGCGTCTCGCTACTCATATTCATCATGGGCCGCTTCACACCCTACGAGTGGGTTTCTCCACACCCGTGCGTGCCCGAGGAAGGCGACCTGCAGAACCAGTTCAACCTTCCCAACAGCTTCTGGTTCACGACAGGAGCCATCATGCAGCAGGGATCGGAGATCACGCCCAT TGCCACTTCAACGCGCATCGCCTCGAGCATGTGGTGGTTTTTCTCGCTCATCATGATCTCGTCGTACACGGCCAACCTGGCTGCCTTCCTGACGGCGCAGCGCATGACAGCACCCATTGAAAACGCCAACGACCTCGCCAAGCAGACAAAGATCTCTTACGGATGTCTCGACGGCGGATCGACGTATCGCTTCTTCGAG AACTCGGACAATGCTTTGATCAAGCGGATGTGGACGACGATGAAAGCGACCAGGCCGTCGGCGTTCACCAAGAGCAACAAGAAGGGTGTGGAGAGGGTGAAACGGGGTGACTACGCCTACCTTATGGAGGCCTCGTCCATCGAGTACGAGGTGGAACGAGACTGCAACCTGACGGCTATCGGAGGCCTGCTCGACAACAAGGGATACGGCATCGCCACACCACCCG GCTCTCCCGTTCGCTCGGTGCTCTCGTCGTACATAATCCGGCTGCAGGAGTCCGGAGAGCTGGAAATGCTCAAGCGTCGCTGGTGGCGTGTCGAGGGCAAGGACGCTTGTCCCATCgatgcggccgcctcggccacCAACGAGATGGGCCTCTCGAACGTGGGCGGCGTCTTTCTTGCGCTGATATTCGGCTGCGCGGGCGCCATTTGCATCGTGACGCTGGAGTTCTTCTGGAAGATCAAGAAAGTGCCCTACGGGGAGAGG GAATCTGTGTTGATGGAGCTTTGGAAGGAACTAAAGCTGGTCCTGTCCTGCAAGGGTTCCAAGGAGAACCCTCAGAAGACACCGGAAGATTCCTTGTCAAACAGCATAGGATTGAGCTCATTGCATCACATCAACTACAGCACGACGAGCATAAATCCAGCAGCGAACGCTCTTCTGACCAAAGCGGCTCTGCGTGGGGACAATAAGAGCGCAGAAAAATTTTAA